Proteins encoded by one window of Juglans regia cultivar Chandler chromosome 15, Walnut 2.0, whole genome shotgun sequence:
- the LOC108991628 gene encoding protein FAR1-RELATED SEQUENCE 6-like produces the protein MTKRTERGEDETVMYVTLACTHGGKARNRTFNVTNPCPTGKTKHKVKINALKSDGNLRLTTVHNIHNYSISPKKSPFFRCNREVSDSVKRVSDTNDLAGIRMNNSFGSLVVGAGEFENLPFFENDCRNYINKARHLQLGIGGASVLREYFCRMQYKNLEFFALMDLDDERSPIEKRFQDLYIYAKFKEVQLQITGIIDKNPKLHKIDGAVKTYLVDDEVHLEEFTKLVTHSVDSSKGDTAAKCSCGLFQMMRILCRHILAVFKCNKIKILPDRYILNRWRKDIKRRYTLIHNSYDAGEQQAYSNRYSKLLNICYQMITNAANSKEHTEYAKTKLYAMIELYRAN, from the exons ATGACAAAAAGGACTGAGAGGGGAGAAGATGAGACGGTTATGTATGTTACCCTTGCTTGTACTCATGGTGGGAAGGCCCGTAATAGGACTTTCAATGTCACCAACCCATGCCCGACAGGAAAGACAAAACATAAGGTAaaaattaatgccttaaaatcTGATGGAAATCTTCGGTTGACTACAGTTCATAATATTCATAACTACAGCATCAGTCCAAAGAAATCTCCTTTTtttcgatgtaatagagaagtgagtgactcCGTAAAAAGAGTCTCAGATACAAATGATTTGGCTGGCATCCGAATGAATAACAGTTTtggatctcttgttgttggcgcAGGCGAATTCGAAAACCTCccattttttgaaaatgattgtCGTAATTACATCAACAAGGCAAGACATCTACAACTTGGCATTGGTGGTGCTAGTGTGCTTCgagagtatttttgtaggatgcagtacaaaaatctTGAATTCTTtgcattgatggatttagatgatgagag atctccaattgaGAAGAGGTTCCAAGATTTGTACATATATGCTAAATTTAAGGAAGTTCAGCTTCAAATTACAGGTATCATTGATAAGAATCCAAAGTTACATAAGATTGATGGTGCGGTAAAGACCTATCTGGTAGATGATGAAGTTCATTTGGAAGAGTTCACTAAACTGGTTACACATTCTGTGGACTCTAGTAAGGGGGATACCGCTGCAAAGTGTTCTTGTGGATTATTCCAGATGATGAGGATATTGTGTCGGCACATTTTGGCTGTGTTCAAATGTaacaagataaaaattttgCCAGATAGGTACATTTTAaatcgatggaggaaggatatcAAAAGGCGATATACATTAATCCACAATAGCTATGATGCAGGAGAACAACAGGCATATTCTAATAGATATTCAAAGTTGTTGAATATCTGTTATCAAATGATTACTAATGCAGCGAATTCGAAAGAACATACTGAGTATGCGAAAACTAAGTTGTATGCAATGATTGAGTTATATCGTGCCAACTAA
- the LOC108991708 gene encoding probable protein phosphatase 2C 55, with protein sequence MPSTYFSRLRTAVRRSIVGQETGLRGSLDLVIGDGSLLFRGSRAFHSLSSSTPTDLHVLRPGTVFAATSELASRRRNISVVGALSRTLPTPSVSGPSFQICAYPIGCTLAEPGHLMISSKFQNTPMASCGSRAVFTGSSLDILTSRQKHRLSWTSNASIFYSNRSFESCSKASMSLKNYDKPDKNVIYGYFMYNVAKRWCNSQSFKEPNQRDFHGTSSTRFSAGTASNVSFDNSACEEQLDNSTDSSEQKTSMDKTLKLFSGSCCLPHPDKEGTGGEDAHFIFDEQAIGVADGVGGWADLGVDSGLYSRELMSYSVTAVKEEPKDSIDPARVLEKAHSRTKAKGSSTACIIALTDAGIHAINLGDSGFMVVRDGCTVFRSPVQQHDFNFTYQLESGINGDLPSSGQVFTIPVAPGDAIIAGTDGLFDNLYNNEITAVVVHAMRAGLGPQVTAQKIAALARQRAQDKDRQTPFATAAQDAGFRYYGGKLDDITVVVSYIKSSISE encoded by the exons ATGCCATCTACTTATTTCTCGAGACTAAGAACCGCTGTCCGGAGATCGATTGTAGGGCAAGAAACTGGGCTCCGGGGCTCACTCGATCTGGTAATTGGGGACGGGAGTTTGTTGTTTCGCGGTTCGAGGGCCTTCCATTCTTTATCATCCTCAACTCCTACGGATCTGCATGTATTACGACCTGGAACTGTATTTGCTGCAACATCAGAGTTAGCTAGCCGAAGAAGGAATATCTCTGTTGTTGGAGCACTTTCACGCACGCTGCCTACTCCATCTGTTTCTGGGCCTTCCTTTCAAATCTGTGCTTATCCTATAGGTTGCACACTGGCCGAACCTGGGCACTTAATGATCAGCAGCAAGTTTCAGAATACGCCCATGGCTTCTTGTGGTTCCAGAGCTGTATTTACTGGATCTTCCTTAGATATTTTAACTTCCAGGCAAAAGCACCGTTTGTCATGGACAAGTAACGCCAGTATCTTCTATAGCAACAGAAGTTTTGAGAGTTGCAGCAAAGCTAGCATGAGTTTGAAAAACTATGACAAACCGGACAAGAATGTGATTTATGGATATTTCATGTATAATGTGGCAAAGAGGTGGTGCAATTCTCAATCATTCAAAGAGCCAAATCAAAGAGATTTTCATGGCACATCATCCACACGTTTCTCTGCTGGGACTGCCTCTAATGTGTCCTTTGATAATTCTGCTTGTGAGGAACAGCTTGATAATTCTACAGACTCATCTGAACA GAAGACATCAATGGACAAAACCCTGAAACTATTTTCAGGATCATGCTGTCTGCCTCATCCTGATAAAGAAGGAACTGGTGGGGAGGATGCACACTTTATTTTTGATGAGCAAGCAATAGGGGTGGCAGATGGTGTTGGTGGCTGGGCAGATCTTGGTGTTGATTCTGGACTGTATTCGCGGGAACTCATGTCATATTCAGTAACTGCTGTTAAAGAGGAGCCAAAGGATTCAATTGATCCTGCGAGGGTCTTGGAAAAAGctcactcaagaacaaaagcCAAGGGTTCTTCAACAGCATGCATCATAGCACTCACAGATGCG GGCATTCACGcaattaatttaggggacagTGGCTTTATGGTAGTTCGAGATGGGTGCACTGTCTTTCGATCTCCTGTGCAGCAGCACGATTTTAATTTCACCTATCAACTGGAAAGTGGAATTAACGGTGATTTACCTAGCTCTGGTCAG GTTTTTACAATACCTGTTGCTCCGGGCGATGCTATAATTGCTGGCACCGATGGACTGTTTGACAATTTGTACAATAATGAGATTACTGCAGTTGTGGTTCATGCCATGAGAGCTGGCTTGGGGCCTCAGGTGACAGCTCAAAAGATAGCAGCATTGGCTCGCCAAAGAGCGCAGGATAAAGACCGGCAGACACCTTTTGCCACTGCTGCTCAAGATGCTGGATTCCGCTATTACGGTGGCAAGCTTGATGATATCACTGTTGTTGTTTCGTATATCAAGAGTTCTATCTCTgaatga